In Streptomyces venezuelae, the sequence GCCGGAGCCCGTGGCGGCCGGTCTGCTCGGGGCCCTGCGCGGCGCCCTGGCCGCGGCGCACCGGCGCGGCGAGATCACCTTCATCGACGTACAGGTGGACGCGAGCCCGTCGCGGGTACGCCTGACGGTGGCGGACGACGGCCGTGCGGAGTCGGGCGCGCGGGGCACGACGGTGACGTGGGAGTCGGCGCTGTGACCGCCGTGGGCGTGCGCCGGGAACGGACGGTGACGGACCTCTGCTCCGCGGCCGTGCTTCCATGATCCGATGACCGACGAGAGTGCTCCCGCAACCGGCGAACCCGTGGCCGGGCACGACCGGCACGTCCGGCTCGACCGGCTCGACCGGCACGACCGGCACGACCGGCACGACCGGCACGACCGGCACGACCGGCACGTCCGGCTCCGTACGGACGACGATCTCGGAGCGTGCGTCCGGGTGCTCGCCGAGGTCCACGAGCAGGACGGATACCCGGTGAACTGGCCGGACGACCCCGGCGGCTGGCTGTCCGGGCCGACGCTGCTCGCGGCCTGGGTGGCGGAGCTCGACGGGCGGATCGTCGGTCACGTGGGCCTGTCCCGCAGTGCGGCGGACGATGCGGCGCCCGCGCTGTGGAGCGGCCGCGAGGGCGTGGGGGCCGCGGCGGCCGCGGTGGTCGGCCGCCTGTTCGTCGCTCCGGCGGCCCGGGGTCACGGGATCGGTGCGCTCCTGATGGCCCGGGCGACGCAGGAGGCGCGGGGGCGCGCTCTGCACCCCGTGCTGGACGTCGTGGCCTCCGACACCTCGGCGGTGGCCCTGTACGAGCGTCTGGGCTGGGAGTTGCTGGCCACGGTCGAGCAACGGTGGAGTCCGGAGCTGACGGTGACCGTGCGCTGCTACGCGGCGGCCGGGTGACCGGAGCCCCGTACCGGGTGCGGTCGGCTGCACCGGCGACGTGGCGCGGTGCCGTGGTCTTCAGGTCTTCAGGTCTTCAGGTCGTCCGGCATTCCGGGCTCCGGGAACAGCCCTCAGTACTGCCCCGGCCGGGTGGCTGCGCGCAGCGCGATGCGGGTGTTGGACTGGGCCACCCCCGCCTCGCGTTTCATCCGGCGGAGCAGCCCGTCGAGGGCGGCGGGGTCGGCGGCCCGGGCGCGTACGAGGTAGTCGTGCTCGCCCGTCACGTGCACGACCTCGGTGATCCCGGAGAGCTTGGCGACCTGGCGCTCGAACTCCTCGTTGGTCGTGTCCTGGCGCAGGGTGACGTCGATGAAGACGACCAGCCCGCCGGCGGTGTCGGCCGCCGGGTCCACGATCGTGGTGAACCCGCGGATCACCCCCTCGCGGCGCATCCGCCGGACCCGGTCGGCGGTGGCGTTGGCGCTGAGGCCGACGCGGACTCCCAGGTCCCGGTACGAGATCCGCGCATCCTGCTGCAGGATGCCGAGGATTTCCCTGTCGAGGCGGTCCATACCGCGATTCTCGCAGCCGGGCCCGATATGCGCGCCCGTCCCCCGCGGGCCGGGCCCGACGCTCGCCCCATGAGCGAACTGATGACACCGGCGCTGGCCGGCGCGGCCGCGGGCCTGGGCGTGGCGATGCCCATGGGGGCGATGAGCGTGCTGCTGCTCCAGGAGGCGATGCGCGACCGCCGCACGGCCGTGGCCGCGGCTGCGGGAATCGCGGCGGTCGACCTCGGCTACGCGGCCCTCGCCACTGCCGTGGGGCCCTGGGTGGCCTCCCACATCTCCCCGGTCGAGGCCTGGGTCCGGCTGGCCTCGGCGGTGATCCTGCTGGTCATCGCGGCGCACGGCCTCTCCGGCGCCTCCCCCGCCTCTGGGGCCTCCGCCGCCTCTGGGGCCTCCGTGGCCTCCGCCGCTTCCGGGGCTTCCGCCGCCTCAGGGGCCTCCCCCGGCTCGGTGTCGGCGCCGGTGTCCCCACCTGCGCCCGCCCCGACGCCGAAGCAGGCTCCGGCACCCCCGGCCCGGCCAGCCAGGGCCTTCGCCCGGTACGTCGGCCTCACCGCCCTCAACCCCACCACCGCCCTCTACTTCGCCGCCCTCACCACCGCCCAGGGCGCCGCCCTGGGCACCGGACCGGCCGGCGCCGCCTTCCTCCTCGGGGTCGGGGCCGCCTCCCTCCTCTGGCAGCAGGCGCTCGTGGCACTCGGCTCCCTCGTCGGCACGCGCGTCCCGGACCGCGCCCGCGTCTGGACCTTCCGCCTCGGCTACGGCCTGGTCGCCGCCTACGCCCTCAAGATCGCCTTCCCCCTGCCGGCCCTCGGGTTCAGCCCCTAGGGTGACCCCGTGACGACCCGTCTCTCGGCCCGCGCGGCCATCGCCTCCGTGACCGACCCCGGCAGCTTCGCCGAACTCCCCGCGCCCCGGCGGGATTCCCCCGCCGACGGCCCCCTGGGATGGACCGGCTACGACGACTCCCGCGCCCGCGCCGCCGGGCGCACCGGCGAGCAGGAGTCCGTGGTCACCGGCACCGCCCGGGTCGGCGGCCACGCGGCCACCGTCATCTCCTTCGAGTTCGGCTTCCTCGGCGGCTCGCTCGGGCAGCGCACCGGCGACCGGCTCGAAGCCGCGTACGCCCACGCCCGCGAGCACCGGCTCCCCCTCGTCTCGCTCATCGCCACCGGTGGCTCCCGGATGCAGGAGGGCATGCTCGCCCTCACCCAGCTCCAGCGCGTGGCCCGCCAGTGCGTCCTGACGCGCGCCGCGGGCCTGCCCCAGCTCGCCGTCCTGCGCGATCCGACCACGGGCGGCGGCTGGGCCACCCTGGGCGCCGGCGCCGATGTGGTCCTCGCCCTTCCCGGGGCCCAGGTCGGCTTCGCCGGTTCCCGGGTGCGTCCGGCGGACGCGGATCCGGCGGCCTACTGCGCCGAGGGCCAGTACGCCGCCGGGCACGTGGACGCCGTCGTGCCCGCCGCCGAGCTGGCGGGCACCCTCGCCGACTGGCTCCGTGTGCTGGCCGCGCCCCGACCCGGCGGGCCGGCCGAGCCTCCGGGCGCGCTGGCCGACGTGGCACCGCCGCGGACCGGGTGGGACGCCGTCCTGCAGGCCCGGCACCCCGACCGGCCGCACGCCACCGCGTACCTGGACGCGTACTTCGACCTCCGGCTGCCCCTCTCCGGGGACCGGGCGGGCGGCACCGACCCCGGCATGCTGTGCGGGTTCGGGCTGCGCGAGGGCCGCGCCGTCGCCTACGCCGCCCAGTGCGGCACCGCCACCCGCCCGGCGGGCTACCGTACGGCGGCCCGCGTCATCCGCCTCGCGGACCGGCTCGGCATCCCCGTGCTCACCCTGGTGGACACCCCGGGCGCGGCCAACGACGCCGCCGCCGAACACGCGGGCGCGGGCGCGGCCATCGCCGACACCTTCGCGGCGGTGGCCGCGGCCACCGTCCCCGTCACCACCCTGCTGATCGGCGAGGGCGGTTCGGGCGGCGCCCTCGCGCTGGCCGCGCCCGGGAACACCTGGGTCACCCCGGACAGCTACTTCTCGGTGATCGCCCCGGAACTGGCGGCGGCCATCCTCAAGCGCCCCGCGGAAGCCGCCCCGGCCACGGCGGAGCAACTCCGCGTCCGCCCCCAGGACCTGGTCGCCCTGGGGGTCGCCCGCGGCATCGTCGGCCCCGACGCGTCGGCGAAGGCCCGGGCACGGGGATGACGGAGTCCAGGCCCTCCGGGCCCGCGCCGGGCAGCGGCCCGGCGCGCCGGAGCGGCCCGTCCAGCTCGCGCGGCCCAGGTCGCGAAGGGTGACTCACACCGCCGGCAGGAAGGCCTCCTGGGACTGCGGATCCCAGATGACCAGGCGGAATTCCCCGGCGAGCTCCTCGATCGCCCTGAGCGCCGCGTCGCTCCGCGACGAGAAGCTCAGATTCATGATCACGTGGTCGATGCCGACCGCCAACGGCGTGGACATCCACGGCAAATCCACGGCATGGGGCGGGCGGTCCGGGAACCGCGAGCGCAGCCGCTCGTAGAACCCGGCCACCCGCTCGTCCAGTTCGCCCTCGTCGTGACGGCCGAAGGCGCACCGCTCGAACATCGCGCGCGCCGTCGCGGGGTCGGCCGACTCCTCCATCGCGAGAACCGCCAGATCGAAGCTCACGGGATCATTCTCCATCCGGCCGTACGGGAACGACGTGCGGGGCGAACGCCGCCGATCCGGGCACGGGACGCGTCGCCCGGCCCGGCCGACCAGATCCCGAAAGAGCCGGCCTAGCGCTGCCGGTCCCGGCGCTGTGGCAGCCGTACGTCCATCCGGTACGGCCGTGTCACCTGTTGGGCGAGCTCGTCGTCGTCGCTGGCCGGCAGCAGCCGCAGGCGCCCGGTCCCTCACGACCGGCCGGACCGGGCGAACCTCGCCGGGCTGATCCCGACATGCCGCCCGAAGTGCCGGGTCAGGTGCGCCTGGTCGTAGAACCCGGCCGCCACCGCCACCTCGGCAGGCCGCATCCCCGCCAGCAGCAGCCGCCGCGCCAGCGCCACCCGCCGCGCCGTCAGGTACGCGTGCGGTGGCAGCCCGTACGCCGCCTTGAAGCTCCGGATCAGGTGCGTGGGGTGCGGGTTCCCGAGCTCGGCCGACGCCTCCTCCAGGGTGATCCCCCCGGTCACCCGCGCGTCGAGCAGCTCGCGCAGCCGTACCGCAACCAGCCCGCCCGGCCCACGCCGTGGCCCTGGCCCCGGCCCCGGCCCCGGCTCCGGAGCTTCGGCCGCGCGCCCCGCCAGCCTGCGGTGCAGCCGCTCCCGTACGAACGCCAGCCGCGACGCGGCTTCGAAGGGGTCCCGCTCCGTGAGCGCCAGGTGCAGCCCGTGCACGCGCTCGCGGAGCGCGGGGTCGGCCAGCAGCGGGGTGTCGACGGCGGCCCCGGTCAGCCGCTCGGGGAGCACCGAGGTGTCCAGGTACAGCACGCGCTTGCGGAACCCCGCCTCGGTCACGGTCCGTCCGTCGTGGCTCACCCCGGGCGGCAGCAGGACCACCGCGTCCGACACACCGAGGCCGTGCCGTTCACCGTCGAGCGCGAAATCCACCCGCCCGCCGTCGAGGACCATCAGCGCCCAGGTGTCGTGCACGTGGGCCGGGTAGGCGTGTTCCGTGAAGCGGGCGTGGAAGACCTCGGTGATGCCGGGTACCTGCGGCTGCCAGGCGGACACGGTGCTGCGCGGACGTATCGCGGCCATGTCAGGAACGTACAAGACCGCCCGCCGGGGGTGCCGACAGGCTGCCCCCATGACGACACACAAGGTCAACATCGCCGAAAAACTGGCCGGTTTCACCGAGCAGTGGGCTCCTCGGCGCATCGCCCGCGTCAACGACTACGAGGTCAAGGCCGCCCGGCTCCAGGGGGAGTTCGTCTGGCACGCCCACGAGGACACCGACGAGCTCTTCCTGGTGGTCGCCGGCACCCTGACGATCCGCCTGCGCGACGGGGACGTGGTCCTCGGCCCCGGCGAGATGTACGTGGTCCCGCGCGGGGTCGAGCACTGCCCGGCGGCGGAGGAGGAGGCGCAGATCCTGCTCTTCGAGCCGGCCGGCACCGTCAACACCGGCTCCGAGGGCGGCGACCGCACCCGGGAACCGGTGGACGCCTAGCCGGCCCGCGTCAGGCCTGCGGGGAGCGGGCGTCGTAGCGGGCGAAGTTCCGCCAGCGCAGCGCGAGCAGACCCAGCACCAGGACGCAGGCCAGCCCGCCGCCCGTGACGGCCACGGTCGGGGAGACCAGGTCGGCGGTGGTCCCGGCGAGGAAGTCACCGAGCCGGGGCCCGCCCGCGACGACGATGATGAAGACGCCCTGCAGGCGGCCGCGCATGTCGTCGGGGGTGGCGGCCTGGAGCATGGTCGTGCGGAACACCATCGACGCGGTGTCCGCGTACCCCGCGAGGGCCAGGAAGAGCATGCCGAGCCACAGGTTCCGGGTGATCCCGAACACCGCGACGGCCAGCCCCCAGCCGGCGACGGCGAGCAGGATCGCCAGCCCGTGCCGTTGGATGCGGCCCTGCCAGCCGGAGAACAGCCCGCCGAGCAGCGCCCCGGCGGCCATCGCGGCGACCAGCAGGCCGACCGTACCGGGGCCGCCGCCGTACCAGAGCCCGGCGATGGCCGGGAACAGCGCCCGGGGCTGGGCGAGCACCATGGCGGCCATGTCGGAGAAGAAGGTCATCCGGATGTTCGGCCGGGTGCCGAGGAAGCGCAGGCCGTCGAGGACGGAGGCCCGGCCCCGCGCGCCCTCGGCCCGGTCGGGCTTCATCGACGGCAGCTTCCACATCGCGTAGAGCGCGGCGGAGAAGGTGACGGCGTCGATCAGGTACGCGGCCTCGTAGCCCGCGACGGTCACGATGAACCCGCCCAGGGCCGGGCCGACCATCGACCCGAGGGTCACGGTCACCGAGTTCAGGGCGTTGGCGGCGGGCAGCTGCTCGACCGGGAGCAGCCTGGGGATCATGGCGGACCGTGCCGGTCCGGTGAGCGCCCCGCAGACCGCCTGGAGCGCCACGACGGCGTACAGGAACCAGACGCGGTGGTAGCCGAGCAGCGCGGCGGCGGCGAGCGCGAGCGACAGGGCGGCGGCGCCCGTCGAGCTGTAGAGGCCGAGCTTGCGCCGGTCCACGGTGTCGGCGATCGCGCCGCCGTAGAGGCCGAAGACGACGAGCGGGACGAGCGAGAAGAGACCGACGAGCCCGACGGAGAAGCTGGACCCGGTGATGTCGTAGACCTGGAGGGATATCGCGAGGGTGGTCATGGCCTGACCGACCCACGAGATGGTTCCGCCGAACCAGAGCCGCCGGTAGTCCGCGGATGCGCTCAGCGGGGTGAGGTCGGCGAATATGCGCTGCCAGAGCTGGGGTGGGGCGGTCGTCGGGGGCACAGCGGATGATAACCACCGGCCGTCCTTGCGCCTCCTCGATTATCGGCCGCTTCACACACCGGCAACAGTCGCCCCATCCGGCTCCGGGCTCCCGGTCCGGGCGGCGCATTGCCGGTAACTCGCCACTATCACCGGACATTTGACTGAATCGACGTACGCTCCTCACCTCGTGTTCAGCTCATGATGAAAAGACTCGTATGTCCAGGGAGGCGTAGTGATCGAACCTGGCAACAGCACCACGAGCACCGGCACGACGCAGAACACGGTGCGTCCCACCGTCCCCCTCACCGTCGGCGTCGAGGAGGAGTTCCTGCTCGTCGACGCCCGCAGCTTCCGGGTGGTCCCCGCCGCCCCGCTGGTCCTGGCGACGGCCGGCGGGCTGCCCGGCGAGCTCCACCCCGAGGGCACCCGCTACCAGGTGGAGATATCCACCCCGATAGCCCACTCGGCGGCCTCGCTGCGCACCGAGCTCGCCGCCCTGCGGCGCACCCTCGGCCGGGCCGCCCGCGCCCACGGCTGCCGGCTGCTGGCCGCCCCCTCGCCGGTCGTCGCCGTGGAGGGGCCGCTGCACCTGACCGACGACGAGCCGCGCCAGCGTGAGCAGCACCGCCGCTTCGGCGCGCTCACCGACACACTGGTCAGCTGCGGCCGTCACATCCACATCGGCACGCTCGACGTGGACACGGCGGTGGCCGTGTCCAACCGGATCAGACCCTGGCTGCCCACGCTGATCGCGCTGGCCGCCAACTCGCCGTTCTGGGGTGGCCGTGACACCGGCCATGCCAGCTGGCGGGCGATGGCCTGGTCCGGCTGGCCCTCGGCGGGCCTGCCCCCGCACTTCACGTCCACGGGACACTTCAGGCGCTCGGTGCAGACCCTGCTCGGCTCCGGGGCGGCCCTGGACACCAAGATGGTCTACTGGGACCTCCGCCCCTCCGGACACTGGCCGACGCTCGAAATCCGGGCGCCCGACATGTCCCCGGACATCGACTCGGCCGTCCTGCAGGCCGAGCTGGCCCGCGCGCTGGTCTCCACGGCGCTGCGCGAGATCGCGGAGCGCCACCCCGAACCGGCCGTACGGGACGACGTACTGCGCCTCGCGCGCTGGCGGGCGGCCCACGACGGCCTGGAGGGCTTCGGCCTCGACCCGTACACGGGGACGGAACTCCCCGCGGCGGATCTCGCGGAGGCCCTGCTGGACCTGGTGGCCCCGGAACTGGCCGCCGCCGGCGACCTCGACCACGCCGCCAAGACCCTGGCGGGTCTCCTGCGCGACGGCTCGGGCGCCCACCGCCAGCGGGTGGCCTACGCCCGCCGCCAGGACCTCACCGACGTCCTGCGCCACCTGACGGACCAGACGGAGGACTTCTAGCCGGACAGAGCACCGGGATACACCGAAGCCGCAGGTGCGATCGTTTCTGCACCTGCGGCTTGTGGTGGGGCGGGTGGGACTCGAACCCACGGCCGACGGATTATGAGTCCGCTGCTCTAACCGGCTGAGCTACCGCCCCTTCACGGCGTGGCGCGTACACGTGTGCGCGCCGTCTGCCGCAGCATAGCCGCTCATACGATCTCCTGCCTCGGATGCCTCGCATGATCGGCTTCCCCTGCCCAGTGAGACCGCGCCGAGGGCTGTCCGGTTCCCGGACAGGGCGACAAAGAAAAGAAGAGGACCCCTCGGGGCCCTCTTCCTCTTCCTTGCTCCCCCGGCTGGACTCGAACCAGCAACCCTCCGGTTAACAGCCGAATGCTCTGCCAATTGAGCTACAGGGGACTGCGCTCCCCCGACTGGACTCGAACCAGTAACCTGCCGGTTAACAGCCGGCTGCTCTGCCAATTGAGCTACAGGGGATTGCTGCGGTGCATCGAACAGCCCACCTCCGGCGTTGCCGGGGGGCGGGTGCCCGCTGCGAGTCATAGATTAGCGCAAGCAGGGGGGTGCTCCGCCAATCGGTATCGACAGCGGGCCGGGCACCACACGACGAAGGGTGACAGGCATGCGGTACAAGGTCACGTTCGTGGTCGGACTGGCCCTCGGGTACGTGCTCGGAACCCGGGCCGGACGCGAGCGCTACGAGCAGCTGCGGAAGTCCGCACGCCAGCTCGCGCAGAACCCCGCGGTCCGCAACGCCGCCGAGACCGCGGGCCAGACCGGGCGCGAGTACGCCGGGAAGGCCTTCACCGCGGTGAGCCACAAGGTCGGCGACGCCGTTCCCGACTCGCTCGCCGGGCGGGTACGGGGGCTGCGCGGCCGGGCCGGCGGCGGCGCCGGCGAGGACGACTGGGGCACCAGCAACACCTGAGCGGTACGGTCCGCGCCGGGGCCCGCGGGATCCATGAGGTTCCGGGGGCTCCGGACCGGTCGCGTCCGGCCCCGCGTGCGGCAGAATTCACCGCATGGGGATAGTCGCCGGGCTGGACAGCTCTTCCGCGTTCACACGCATCGTCGTCTGTGACACCGAGACCGGCGCCGTGCTGCGCCAGGGGTACGCACCCCATCCGCAGCCCGCGGGCGAACCGGACGGCGCCAACCCCCACGAGACGGACCCGCAGGCCTGGCTGCTCTCGCTCGGCGAGGCCGCCGGCGGCGGCCTCCTCGAAGGCGTCCAGGCCATAGGGGTCTCCGCGCAGCAGCACGGCCTGCTCCCGCTGGACCCGCAGGGCGCCCTGGTGCGTCCTGCTCTCGTCGGCAACGACAAGCGCGGCCAGGTCGCCGCCGCCGACATCATCGACGCCTTCGGCGGCCGGCACCGCTGGGTCGAGGCGGTGGGCTCGGTCCCGCACTCCGCGCAGCCGGTCGCCAAGCTGGCCTGGCTGGCCCGCACCGAGCCCGAGGCCGCCCGCCGGGTCGCCGTCCTGATGTCCCCGCACGACTGGCTCGTCTGGCAGCTGCTGGGCCGCCCGGCCCGCCGGACCACCGACCGTGGCGGCGCCTCCGGTACCGGGTACTGGTCGGCGGCCACCGGGACCTGGCGCCCCGACCTGGTCGAGCTGGCGCTCGGGCACCGGGCGCTGCTGCCCGAGGTGCTCGGCCCGGCCGATGCCGCCGGGACCACGCCCGAGGGGCTGCTGATCTCCTCCGGCACCGGCGAGACGATGGCCGCCGCGCTCGGGCTGGGGCTCGGCCCGGGCGACGCGGTGGTCTCGCTCGGCGCCTCCGGTTCGGTGATGGCGGTGCACCACGAGGCCGTGTCGGAGCCGGGCGGACTGGTCACCTCGCTGGCCGACGCGAGCGGCATGCACCTGCCCGTGGTGAACACCTCCAACGCCGTACGGGCCCTGCGCGGCACCGCCGAGCTGCTCGGCACCGATCTGGAGGGGCTGTCCGCGCTCGCGCTGAAGTCGACCCCGGGCGCGCACGGCCTCGTACTCCTGCCGTACCTGGAGGGTGAGCGGACGCCGAACCTGCCGCACGCCGCCGGCACCCTGACCGGGCTGCGCCGGGACTCGATGAAGCCGGAGCACCTGGCCCGGGCCGCCTTCGAGGGCATGCTGTGCGGGCTGGTGGACGCGCTGGACGTGCTGCGCTCGCGCGGCGTCGAGATCCGCCGCGTGTTCCTGCTGGGCGCGGCGGCCGAGCTGCCCGCCGTACAGGCCGCGGCCCCCGGGCTGTTCGGTACGCAGGTCGTCGTACCGGCGCCGGCCGACTACGCGGCGCTGGGCGCGGCGCGCCAGGCGGCCTGGGCGCTCGGTGTGGCGCAGGGCACACTGGCCCCGCACACCCCGCCGGTCTGGCCGGCCCCCGCGGCCCAGGTCTTCGAACCGGGCGAGGAGTTCCCGGCGTGGCAGGCGGTGCGCCAGCAGTACATCGCCACGCGGGAGCAGATCCACCCCGGGGCGTTCTAGGACGGGCCCGGGTACCGCCTACGTCGCGAGTCGGGGCGGGCTGGTCCTTTTGACCGGCCTTTGCGAAATCCGGTGGGGATCACAGGGCCGGTTGGCCCAAGATGGGTTGAACCCCTCGATCGTGCCGACCGGAGCCTGCGCGTGCTCATACGACTTCTGCGGACCCATCTGGGTGCGTACCGGAAACCCATCGCGGTGCTGGTCCTGCTGCAACTGCTGCAGACCAGCGCCAGCCTCTACCTGCCCACACTCAATGCGGACATCATCGACAACGGTGTCGTCAACGGAGACACCGGCTACATCCTGCGCTTCGGCGCGCTGATGCTCGGCGTGTCCCTCGTCCAGCTCGTCTGCAACGTCGGAGCCGTCTACTACGGCGCCCGTACGGCCGCGGCCTTCGGCCGGGACCTCCGCGCCGCGGTCTTCGACCGCGTGCAGTCCTTCTCGGCGCGGGAGCTGGGCCAGTTCGGCGCCCCGTCGCTGATCACCCGTACGACGAACGACGTCCAGCAGGTCCAGATGCTGGTGCTGATGACCTTCACCCTGATGGTCTCGGCCCCGATCATGTGCGTCGGCGGCATCGCCATGGCGCTCTCGCTCGACGTGAAGCTGTCCGGCGTGCTGCTCGCCGTCGTCCCGGTGCTCGGGATCTCGGTCGGCGCGATCGTCTTCAGGACCCGGCCGCTGTTCCGCCGGATGCAGACGCGCCTGGACACCGTGAACCGGGTCCTGCGCGAGCAGATCACCGGCAACCGGGTGATCCGCGCCTTCGTCCGCGACGACTACGAGAAGGACCGCTTCCGCGAGGCCAACGCCGACCTGACCGGTGTCTCGCTGGCCGCCGGCAAGCTCCTGGCGTACATGTTCCCCACGGTGATCGTGGTCGTGAACATCTCCAGCGTCGCCGTCATCTGGTTCGGCGCGATGCGCGTCGACAGCGGCGGCATGGAGATCGGCCAGCTGACGGCGTTCCTCGCCTACCTCATGCAGATCGTCATGGCCGTGATGATGGCCACCTTCATGTTCATGATGGTGCCGCGCGCCGAGGTCTGCGGGGAGCGCATCCAGGAGGTCCTGGACACCGACTCCAGCGTGGTCCCGCCCGAGGACCCGGTGCGCGAACTCGCCCGCCGCGGCCGACTGGAGCTGCGCGGGGCCGACTTCCGCTACCCGGGCGCCGAGGCACCGGTCCTGCGCGGGGTGGACCTGGTGGCCCGCCCCGGTGAGACCACGGCGGTCATCGGTTCCACCGGAAGCGGCAAGTCCACACTGCTGGGCCTGGTCCCGCGCCTGTTCGACGCGACCGGCGGCGAGGTCCTCGTCGACGGGGAGGACGTCCGCGCGCTCGACCCGGACCTGCTGGCCAGAACGGTCGGCATGGTGCCGCAGAAGCCGTACCTGTTCTCCGGGACCATCGCCTCCAACCTGCGCTACGGGCGCCCGGACGCCAGCGACGAGGAGCTGTGGCGGGCGCTGGAGGTGGCCCAGGCCAAGGAGTTCGTCTCCGCGCTGGAGGGTGGCCTGGACGCCCCCGTCAGCCAGGGCGGAACCAATGTCTCCGGCGGCCAGCGCCAGCGTCTGGCCATCGCCCGCGCGCTCGTGCAGCGCCCGGAGATCTACCTCTTCGACGACTCCTTCTCGGCCCTGGACTACGCGACGGACGCGGCGCTGCGCGCGGCCCTGTCCCGTGAGACCGAGGACGCGACCGTGGTCATCGTCGCCCAGCGGGTCTCCACGATCCGCGACGCCGACCGGATCATCGTCCTGGACGAGGGGCAGGTCGTGGGCGAGGGACGCCACCACGAGCTGATGGCCGGCAACGAGACCTACCGGGAGATCGTGCTCTCCCAGCTGACGGAGGCGGAGGCCGCATGAGCGGGCCCGGAGGACGGATGATGATGGGGCCGGCCCAGCGGTCCATGGACTTCAAGGGCTCGGGCAGGCGGCTGCTGCGTCAGCTGGCGTACGACCGGGCCAAGATCTGGGGCATGGTCGCGGCCGTGGTCGGCAGTGTCGGCTGCGCGGTGGTCGGCCCGAAGATCCTCGGTGAGGCCACCGACCTGGTCTTCGCGGGGATCGTCGGCCGCGAGATGCCGGCCGGTACCACCAAGGAGCAGGCGCTGGACGGCCTGCGGGCCCGGGGCCAGGACGGTATGGCGGACATGCTCGCCGGCACCGACTTCACCCCGGGGCAGGGCATCGACTTCGGTGCCGTCGGGGTCGTCGCGATCTGGGCGCTGGTGGTCTTCACCCTGGCCGGCCTGCTGATGCTGGTCGCCACGAGGCTGTCGAACCACGTCATGAACGGCACCGTCTACCGGATGCGCGAGGAGCTGCAGGCGAAGCTGTCGCGGCTGCCGCTGTCGTACTTCGACCAGCAGAAGCGCGGCGAGGTGCTGAGCCGGGCCACGAACGACATCGACAACATCGGCCAGACGCTGCAGCAGACGATGGGTCAGCTGCTGAACTCGCTGCTGACCATCGTCGGCGTGCTCGTGATGATGTTCTGGATCTCGCCGCTGCTGGCGCTGGTCGCGCTGGTGACCGTACCGCTGTCGGTCTTCGTCGCCGCGAAGATCGGCAAGAAGTCGCAGCCGCAGTTCGTGGCGCAGTGGAAGGCGACCGGCGCGCTCAACGCCCACATCGAGGAGATGTACTCGGGCCACAGCCTGGTCAAGGTCTTCGGCCGGCAGCGGGAGTCCGCCGCCGTCTTCGCCGAGCAGAACGAGGCCCTGTACCGGGCCTCCTTCAAGGCGCAGCTGGTCAGCGGCATCATGCAGCCGGTGATGTTCTTCATCTCGAACATCAACTACGTGCTGATAGCCGTCGTCGGTGGCCTGCGGGTCGCCTCCGGCACCCTGTCGATCGGTGACGTGCAGGCCTTCATCCAGTACTCCCGGCAGTTCTCGATGCCGCTGACGCAGGTCGCCTCGATGGCGAACCTCGTGCAGTCCGGTGTCGCCTCGGCGGAGCGGGTGTACGAGCTGCTGGACGCGGCGGAGCAGG encodes:
- a CDS encoding GNAT family N-acetyltransferase, encoding MLAEVHEQDGYPVNWPDDPGGWLSGPTLLAAWVAELDGRIVGHVGLSRSAADDAAPALWSGREGVGAAAAAVVGRLFVAPAARGHGIGALLMARATQEARGRALHPVLDVVASDTSAVALYERLGWELLATVEQRWSPELTVTVRCYAAAG
- a CDS encoding Lrp/AsnC family transcriptional regulator, giving the protein MDRLDREILGILQQDARISYRDLGVRVGLSANATADRVRRMRREGVIRGFTTIVDPAADTAGGLVVFIDVTLRQDTTNEEFERQVAKLSGITEVVHVTGEHDYLVRARAADPAALDGLLRRMKREAGVAQSNTRIALRAATRPGQY
- a CDS encoding LysE family transporter, whose translation is MSELMTPALAGAAAGLGVAMPMGAMSVLLLQEAMRDRRTAVAAAAGIAAVDLGYAALATAVGPWVASHISPVEAWVRLASAVILLVIAAHGLSGASPASGASAASGASVASAASGASAASGASPGSVSAPVSPPAPAPTPKQAPAPPARPARAFARYVGLTALNPTTALYFAALTTAQGAALGTGPAGAAFLLGVGAASLLWQQALVALGSLVGTRVPDRARVWTFRLGYGLVAAYALKIAFPLPALGFSP
- a CDS encoding carboxyl transferase domain-containing protein produces the protein MTTRLSARAAIASVTDPGSFAELPAPRRDSPADGPLGWTGYDDSRARAAGRTGEQESVVTGTARVGGHAATVISFEFGFLGGSLGQRTGDRLEAAYAHAREHRLPLVSLIATGGSRMQEGMLALTQLQRVARQCVLTRAAGLPQLAVLRDPTTGGGWATLGAGADVVLALPGAQVGFAGSRVRPADADPAAYCAEGQYAAGHVDAVVPAAELAGTLADWLRVLAAPRPGGPAEPPGALADVAPPRTGWDAVLQARHPDRPHATAYLDAYFDLRLPLSGDRAGGTDPGMLCGFGLREGRAVAYAAQCGTATRPAGYRTAARVIRLADRLGIPVLTLVDTPGAANDAAAEHAGAGAAIADTFAAVAAATVPVTTLLIGEGGSGGALALAAPGNTWVTPDSYFSVIAPELAAAILKRPAEAAPATAEQLRVRPQDLVALGVARGIVGPDASAKARARG
- a CDS encoding helix-turn-helix domain-containing protein, which produces MAAIRPRSTVSAWQPQVPGITEVFHARFTEHAYPAHVHDTWALMVLDGGRVDFALDGERHGLGVSDAVVLLPPGVSHDGRTVTEAGFRKRVLYLDTSVLPERLTGAAVDTPLLADPALRERVHGLHLALTERDPFEAASRLAFVRERLHRRLAGRAAEAPEPGPGPGPGPRRGPGGLVAVRLRELLDARVTGGITLEEASAELGNPHPTHLIRSFKAAYGLPPHAYLTARRVALARRLLLAGMRPAEVAVAAGFYDQAHLTRHFGRHVGISPARFARSGRS
- a CDS encoding cupin domain-containing protein; amino-acid sequence: MTTHKVNIAEKLAGFTEQWAPRRIARVNDYEVKAARLQGEFVWHAHEDTDELFLVVAGTLTIRLRDGDVVLGPGEMYVVPRGVEHCPAAEEEAQILLFEPAGTVNTGSEGGDRTREPVDA
- a CDS encoding MFS transporter; amino-acid sequence: MPPTTAPPQLWQRIFADLTPLSASADYRRLWFGGTISWVGQAMTTLAISLQVYDITGSSFSVGLVGLFSLVPLVVFGLYGGAIADTVDRRKLGLYSSTGAAALSLALAAAALLGYHRVWFLYAVVALQAVCGALTGPARSAMIPRLLPVEQLPAANALNSVTVTLGSMVGPALGGFIVTVAGYEAAYLIDAVTFSAALYAMWKLPSMKPDRAEGARGRASVLDGLRFLGTRPNIRMTFFSDMAAMVLAQPRALFPAIAGLWYGGGPGTVGLLVAAMAAGALLGGLFSGWQGRIQRHGLAILLAVAGWGLAVAVFGITRNLWLGMLFLALAGYADTASMVFRTTMLQAATPDDMRGRLQGVFIIVVAGGPRLGDFLAGTTADLVSPTVAVTGGGLACVLVLGLLALRWRNFARYDARSPQA